The Chloroflexota bacterium genome window below encodes:
- a CDS encoding N-acetylmuramoyl-L-alanine amidase produces the protein MNKFGIHLPNGGQYPAFNQMLSMGGDNYTLLDDPGWVDAIKRIKETRPNAVILVRYYHPAWWTVPADEWATMCAAKYDQHRVFTRHCTWANEQNIEREAGINENDSASFRAWYQRINEWNLAFIRNFRQLRPDAILHYPAFACGNQDDYDDKRWGWIGLEICRPSIEASDVLDYHPYWRGGGFGLWDDNEMWYAFRFTLGHALFPDKPIYISETGNFSPRDYNFAEQMTHFFNRLYEYPYVIGATPFIWADPTGQHKVNDWQQNPNLGEVVRKIKDAPKPDVPFPQPPFKEGEVLVMDRPSMHYQDRRGYPLLKVVLHDTYSPVNTTPEDTLNYLVKNSEEVSTHEYIMPPKAGVVRVVRMVDPSLASNAVGWSVIPGYNSQPSPGAKPTPNANWCTFNIEMFKSQADSGPFPEAQYKAMLDRIVKICRDYKLGAKDVLLHREIDTRGKIDPRGILAEKVRADVAALLGEPVGGYTSHYVLMAQNIPVSWRRALEKYFDTFKCTNGQSHDDAMAYRGKTHYITFVGAPDCEYGVPQEVEDYIKERAPDVQTNRMMARTAEELAAIANDRAERGNPYA, from the coding sequence ATGAACAAGTTCGGCATTCACTTACCCAACGGTGGCCAGTATCCCGCCTTCAATCAGATGCTTTCCATGGGTGGCGACAACTACACGCTCTTGGATGACCCCGGTTGGGTGGACGCCATCAAGCGCATCAAAGAAACCCGACCCAACGCTGTGATATTGGTGCGCTATTATCATCCTGCCTGGTGGACAGTGCCAGCGGACGAATGGGCGACAATGTGCGCGGCGAAATATGACCAGCACAGAGTTTTCACTCGGCACTGCACTTGGGCTAACGAGCAGAATATCGAGCGGGAAGCAGGCATAAACGAAAACGACAGCGCCTCCTTCCGTGCCTGGTATCAGCGCATCAACGAGTGGAATCTGGCCTTTATTCGGAACTTTCGCCAACTTCGGCCTGACGCCATTCTCCATTACCCGGCTTTCGCCTGCGGAAACCAAGACGATTACGACGACAAACGCTGGGGATGGATAGGATTGGAGATATGCCGTCCTTCGATTGAGGCCAGCGATGTACTGGACTACCATCCCTACTGGCGGGGCGGGGGTTTTGGTTTGTGGGATGACAATGAGATGTGGTATGCCTTTCGCTTTACCCTTGGCCATGCCCTGTTCCCCGACAAGCCGATCTATATTTCAGAAACAGGCAATTTCTCGCCCCGAGACTATAACTTCGCGGAACAAATGACCCATTTCTTCAACAGGCTCTATGAATATCCCTACGTCATTGGGGCAACGCCTTTTATCTGGGCCGACCCTACTGGCCAGCACAAAGTCAACGATTGGCAACAAAACCCCAATTTGGGGGAGGTGGTACGCAAAATCAAAGATGCTCCCAAGCCCGATGTGCCTTTCCCCCAACCACCATTTAAAGAGGGCGAAGTATTAGTGATGGACAGGCCCTCCATGCACTATCAGGATCGCCGAGGGTACCCACTGTTAAAAGTGGTATTACATGACACGTACTCCCCGGTGAACACCACGCCTGAGGACACGCTGAACTATTTGGTGAAAAACAGTGAGGAAGTCTCAACCCACGAGTATATCATGCCTCCCAAAGCGGGCGTGGTGAGGGTAGTGCGTATGGTGGACCCCAGCCTGGCTTCTAATGCAGTGGGCTGGTCCGTGATACCGGGTTACAATAGCCAACCTTCTCCTGGAGCCAAGCCCACGCCTAATGCCAATTGGTGTACTTTCAATATCGAAATGTTCAAATCTCAGGCAGATAGCGGTCCGTTCCCCGAAGCACAATACAAGGCCATGCTTGATCGCATCGTGAAAATATGTCGAGATTACAAATTGGGTGCCAAAGATGTGCTCCTACATCGCGAGATTGATACACGGGGCAAAATAGATCCGCGAGGGATACTTGCGGAGAAGGTGCGAGCGGATGTTGCTGCGCTTCTGGGCGAGCCAGTGGGTGGCTACACCAGCCATTACGTGCTCATGGCCCAGAACATCCCCGTTTCTTGGCGGCGGGCGCTGGAAAAATATTTCGATACTTTCAAATGCACGAACGGCCAGAGTCATGATGATGCAATGGCCTATCGGGGTAAGACCCATTACATCACATTTGTTGGTGCGCCCGATTGTGAGTACGGCGTCCCGCAGGAGGTGGAGGATTATATCAAAGAGCGGGCTCCCGATGTCCAGACCAACCGTATGATGGCCCGCACGGCGGAGGAATTGGCGGCTATCGCCAACGACCGGGCAGAACGTGGCAACCCTTACGCCTGA
- a CDS encoding D-tyrosyl-tRNA(Tyr) deacylase, which yields MRAVVQRVTQAQVTVDGRVVGAIGRGVVVLLGIAAGDDTATALWMANKIANLRIFPDPQGKSHFDRSLQDIGGAALVVSQFTLYGDARKGRRPSFSQAAPPEVADPLIKEFVKFLQAAGIQVATGIFQAHMLVEIHNDGPVTIIIER from the coding sequence ATGCGGGCAGTCGTCCAGCGAGTAACCCAGGCCCAGGTTACAGTGGATGGGCGCGTTGTTGGGGCTATCGGTCGAGGCGTCGTCGTCTTGCTCGGCATTGCAGCAGGGGATGATACGGCCACAGCCCTATGGATGGCCAATAAGATCGCCAACCTGCGCATCTTCCCGGACCCTCAGGGCAAAAGTCACTTCGATCGCTCACTTCAAGACATCGGCGGCGCGGCACTCGTGGTCTCACAATTCACCCTTTATGGAGACGCGCGTAAGGGTCGCCGCCCCAGTTTCAGCCAGGCCGCTCCACCAGAGGTCGCCGATCCTTTGATCAAAGAGTTTGTGAAGTTCCTGCAAGCCGCTGGCATCCAGGTAGCAACAGGGATCTTCCAGGCTCACATGCTTGTGGAAATCCACAACGACGGGCCAGTCACCATCATCATTGAGCGATAA